In bacterium, the genomic stretch GCCAGACCCACCGCGGCCTCGGCCGCGGCCAGGGCGATAACGAACAGGGCCAGCACCTGGCCGTCCAGCCCCGCGCCGAAACGCGAGAACCCGATCAGGGCCACATTGGCCGCGTTGAGCATCAGCTCCAGCGACATCAGCATGATTATCAGGTTGCGCCGGGTGACAAACCCCGCCACTCCCAGGATGAACAGCGCCAGGCTGAGCACGAGGACATGGCCAAGGCCGATCACGGCTCCTCCTTCCTGGCCAGCACCAGCGCCCCGGTGACCGCCACCAGCAGCAGGATGCCGATCAGCTCGAACGGGTAGACATAGGCGGAAAGGAGAAGCGCGCCCAGTGAGGCCGGCTCACCGAAACCCTCCGTCGTCTGCGGGGCCGCCCCGGCCAGGGCCGACGCCTGGCTGAACGCTTTCCAGAGACGGCCCAGGACAAAGACACACAGAGCCAGGCCGAGGAGCTTGATCCCGATGTTGCGCATCGGGCCGATGATGCCGCTGCGCAGGTTGAGCATCATGATCACGAAAATGAACAGCATCAGCACCGCGCCGGCATAGACTATCACCTGCACTGCGGCCAGGAAAAAGGCCTCCAGCAGCACGTACACCGCCGACAGAGCGAACAGGCAGACCACCAGCCAGACCGCGCTCAGAACGGGGTTCTTGCGGGTGATAGCCAGGAAAGCCGATATTATGCTCAGGACA encodes the following:
- a CDS encoding NADH-quinone oxidoreductase subunit J, yielding MQTVLFYLFAVLSIISAFLAITRKNPVLSAVWLVVCLFALSAVYVLLEAFFLAAVQVIVYAGAVLMLFIFVIMMLNLRSGIIGPMRNIGIKLLGLALCVFVLGRLWKAFSQASALAGAAPQTTEGFGEPASLGALLLSAYVYPFELIGILLLVAVTGALVLARKEEP
- the nuoK gene encoding NADH-quinone oxidoreductase subunit NuoK, coding for MIGLGHVLVLSLALFILGVAGFVTRRNLIIMLMSLELMLNAANVALIGFSRFGAGLDGQVLALFVIALAAAEAAVGLA